DNA from Gephyromycinifex aptenodytis:
ATGTAAGACAGCACGATGGCAGCGGCCACGATGAGAGAAACCCATTGCGGCCAACCGAGCAGCGCGTTGACGATCGTGGCGAGCAGGTAGAGGTTCACACCGGCGATGAGCAGCTGAGCCAGGGCGAACGAAACGGAGTTCACCAGGTGCGCACCGGGACCGAACCGGCGCAGCATGAACTCCGGTACCGACCGGACCTTAGATCCGTAATAGAACGGCATCATCACGACGCCGAGGAACAGCATCGCCGGAATGGCCCCGACCCAGAAGTAGTGCACGGTCGGCATACCGAACTGGGCGCCGGTGGCACTCATACCCATGATTTCTACCGCGCCGAGGTTGGCGGAGATGAACGCCAATCCGGTGACCCAGGCCGGCAGCGACCGCCCGGAGAGGAAGAAGTCGATGGAATCCGAGACCTGGCGCCTGGCCATGAACCCGATGCCGATGACAAAAACGAAGTAGAGCGCGATAAGCGAGTAATCGAGCGCGGTGGCCTCGATTAACGTATCTGCCGCTGGAACAGCGGCCAAGGCGGGCAAAGACTGCACCCCGGTTCTCCTTTGACTTGGGTGACGCACCAGGTGACAGAGGGGACCTGGGCGGCGGTGGCACCGACGGTACACCCCGGATGCAAACGCCGATCAGGGCCCTATCGTTTTGCCCCCGGGGCTCGGGACCAGATGCCCGAGCGCCGTACTCAACCCTGAATTCCCCACCGGGCCGTCCAGGTACCACCCGGCTGCAGAGTGATCAGGTCGCGCCCACTTTCAAAAGCGCGCGGGGGGCAGGTCATCGGTTCGACCGCCACCCCGGAGGCGCGGGAGAGTTTGCCCGGCAGCGGGTCACCGGTGAAGACCTGAGCCCACGGGAAGGCGTCCGCCTGCGCCCAGAGCACCGTTGAGCGGTCCGCGTGACTCAGCCGGACCCGCCAACACCCATCCGGGTCAGCCTCGAAGTCGGTGTAGGCCAGGTCGAGCGCGGTCTGCCCCAGGGGGCGCGGCTCGCGCAAATCGAGGGCCCCATCCACCGGCACGGGCTCGGCGTCCAGGCTCGGCAAGAGCCGTTCGGGGTCCACGAGCAACCGCGAGCGGGCCGGGACGTGCAGGGAGGCGTCATCGACGCGTGCTTCGCCAGCCGTCAGATAAGGGTGGGCCCCGTAACCGAAAGGTGCCGGTTGCGAGCCCAGGTTCGTCACCTTCGGGGTGATGCTCAGACCGTCCCGAGTCAGGGCGTACTCGGTGGACACATCCAGGATCCAGTCCCAACCCGGCTGCGGCGCCAGCACCATGCCGACCACGAGACGATCCGCGCAACGTTCACGAAGATCCCAGCGCGCCCAGGAGACCAGGCCGTGGGACGCGTTATGCCGCTCCGGCTCGGTGAGGCTCAGCTGCCGTTCGACCCCGCCGAAGCGGTAGCTGCCATCTGCGATGCGGTTCGGCCACGGAACGAGAATCTGCCCGCGGCCGCTGTCACACATGT
Protein-coding regions in this window:
- a CDS encoding aldose 1-epimerase family protein; this translates as MAGSRQVLASGEQWSISCGDLSAVVVQVGGGVRALTRAGVPLLYGYGEHDMCDSGRGQILVPWPNRIADGSYRFGGVERQLSLTEPERHNASHGLVSWARWDLRERCADRLVVGMVLAPQPGWDWILDVSTEYALTRDGLSITPKVTNLGSQPAPFGYGAHPYLTAGEARVDDASLHVPARSRLLVDPERLLPSLDAEPVPVDGALDLREPRPLGQTALDLAYTDFEADPDGCWRVRLSHADRSTVLWAQADAFPWAQVFTGDPLPGKLSRASGVAVEPMTCPPRAFESGRDLITLQPGGTWTARWGIQG